In the Deinococcus apachensis DSM 19763 genome, one interval contains:
- the accB gene encoding acetyl-CoA carboxylase biotin carboxyl carrier protein: MNPDDLKKILDALSVADVREFSLKTGSFALDLKRGPQAVSGPAFALSAPAVPMSAPTPSFQPSAVSPEAASVQSPVVSEAAPTPTPAADPAPAAPTKSASAGTPVKAPIVGTFYSASSPDAPAYVKVGDQVQPGQVLCIIEAMKLMNEIEAEVGGTVREVLVKNAEPVEYGQTLFIIE; the protein is encoded by the coding sequence ATGAACCCAGACGACCTCAAGAAGATTCTCGACGCCCTCAGCGTCGCCGACGTGCGCGAGTTCAGCCTGAAGACCGGCAGCTTCGCCCTAGACCTCAAGCGGGGGCCGCAGGCCGTGAGCGGCCCGGCCTTCGCGCTGAGTGCGCCCGCCGTGCCGATGTCCGCCCCAACCCCCAGCTTCCAACCGTCCGCGGTAAGCCCGGAAGCCGCCAGCGTTCAGTCGCCGGTCGTCAGTGAGGCCGCTCCCACGCCGACTCCCGCCGCCGACCCCGCACCCGCTGCCCCAACGAAGAGCGCCAGCGCCGGAACGCCCGTCAAGGCGCCCATCGTGGGCACCTTCTACTCGGCGTCCTCGCCAGACGCCCCGGCTTACGTCAAGGTGGGGGACCAGGTGCAGCCCGGCCAGGTGCTGTGCATCATCGAAGCGATGAAGCTGATGAACGAGATCGAGGCCGAGGTGGGCGGCACCGTGCGCGAGGTTCTGGTGAAGAACGCCGAGCCGGTGGAGTACGGACAGACGCTATTCATCATCGAGTGA